In Mangifera indica cultivar Alphonso chromosome 14, CATAS_Mindica_2.1, whole genome shotgun sequence, the DNA window TTCAAACTCAATTATAGTGGTTGCTGGTTTTGTGCTTTAGTGTCATTGtctatataatttctttttccaggCAGCATAAATGTACTTAcctatattaatttgaatttagaaattgtAGCTAAGGATTGTACATATTTTAAGCATACATTAGAATTGTTACGAGATTGGTGGaatcaaatgaatcaaaaatttaatatcttataactAGATGCAAACATTGTATATTTTTGTGTGTTGTCATATTGTGCAAACATATGCCGTAGACCATCTGTATCGCAAGCTTGTCAGAGCAGAATGTTTTATTTCTGGAGTCTGAAGAATTTATTGGAATTCTTATAGTAACCACtgcaatttttagttttatctaTATTTCATCTGGCATGAAAAGTTGAAAGTGTTAATTTTTGGAGACTCTCATTACTTGATGCGAAACTGTCTTTGCTGGTGTCTACGGATGCCCATAATTCATGATTCACTGGCTTTTAGGAAACAAGGGGAAATTGTAAAGAAAGAGAACTTAATTTGCTTTTTTTGGCAACATGTGATCATTTCTGTGGAAATTTCTGCAATAAAAGAAGTCATCACCGTgttttctatattatatatgcatTCTTGCATATAGTAAAGAGCTGCCCCCCAAGTTCCCTTACCATACTTTTTCTTGACAGGTGTCTGCCCAGACTTCCAAATCAGGATTTGACAGTAGCAAGGTATGTTTCCACAACGGTTCCATTTTAGCTCAGGGATTTGAAACATTTCCTAATTTATGGGGAGACTAAAGCTGGTGGTTATGAACCATGGGATCACAAATTTGAAGTAggtaaaattttacatttttttaacatttttggcTTTATGCAGGCCTTTACAGGCTCTATTGTAGAGCACACTCATAATATACATACAAGTACAGAGAAGGTATTGCTTACCCATGCCTTATCTTTGACATTGTTGATGTTTGTTTGTTGTGTAAGTGTATTTTTTACTTCAAATTCTAAACATGGTTTTGACTACTGCAGCCTTCTGGCACCCAACCTTCAAAGCCGGTTTCCAAATTTAAGATGCAGAGGAAGTAGCTGTGCATGTCTTAAAATATGGGGGAGGTGTGGGGTTTATACTTGTATTTTGGACTGGTAGAATGTCTTACATCCACTATCGGAACAAATTGTTctgaacaattttttattgaaaaatgctCTTTTATACTGACATTTTCATTTCATGAGTAGTAAGTCACGAAGCACGATTGAATGCCTTTGTAACATAAGGGTGGCTTCCTTAATTGATATCGGCCTTCTTTATACTAGATCATTGCTTCAATTTTCCTGTCTATGCTCCCAAGTACAACAACTAGGAAAtgaatggccaaatgactatttcccacaggaactttaataaaacaaaaactttttttttttaagtttgtaagGTTTACTTGTCATCCACGTTCATTAGTGCATAATGTATTGTCTTTTGTTAGTGTAAGGACAAAAATGCCTTTACCATTTAACACAAATATTAATTACCAAAGTAATGTAATTTCTCATAACTAATTGATATATGTAATTTAGAATTTTGTATAATACAAAGTCAAATAGTAACAATCAAAATAAGAATAGATTCGAGTgtgtttattattatataaaatgaatactAAAGAATAAACAGAATAAAACACATGgcttttgatttggttttgtcCAATggttaaaataaatgtttatagTGTAACTattatttgatatgtttttttGTAAAGAATGTAATGGATTATctctaatcttttttttttcagcctCATCTTAATCATCATTCCTAATACTCCTATTTCATATGaactaaaaaagatatttaaaatatcataaatgtCTCGATTAGTAAGATGAAGATAACTTTTCATTATTGTAACAAATATGGAAGAAGAGAATATCTGTAGAAGATTCTAAATAAATTGTTCAAGAGCGaatattttcttattgtttCGAGTTAAAAAGTCTACTAGTGTCTATTAATGACTTTTAGATAGAAAAGAGATAAAGTGATATctaatgacaataataattaattttccttttgtccttcaataaacataattatttttcttttttaaaaaataattttctttgatttctccttttttaaatttttttcctctaaTCATTTTCACCATCAACAATCTCtctttgacaaaaaaaatttaaaaaaaatcattttttaggatttttgttctttttagaCTCACTTATCTTCGCTCATGTTTTCTCCTTCCATCATTTTCACCATCTATACACTACCAACCATCAATAACCTCTCTCTCAAAACTCACCTCTTCACACTTCTTAGACCTTCAAAACCTTTTTCACCCATCTATTTTCATTCATTCATCCAACATTTCTCATTCTTCTccaatgaaaaaataaaatttgcatCATTTGCGGGGTGATGACACCAACCAAAACAAAGATTGAAATCATCGATGATGAAGGGTCGTAACTGATTGTAGACATTGTGTGACATTCAGAGAGGTTTGCAGACATTGTGCATTGGGGTGGGATTtgtgaaaaagagaaagaactCTAGTTCGTTCTGAAATGCCAATGACAATGAATGTCTAAGGTTTTTCTTGTATGAAAATTACATCTTTAGGAACCAAAAAtgaagtttttcatttttgggtgTTTCTTGCATATacttagacctggccacggttcatgaaccgccggtttcggttcggaaccgccggttcacggttcgaaaatataaggaccctgaaccgaaaccgtaacaggacggttcatccacggttcggaaccgtcggttccggttcatggccccggttcggaaccgacggtttcggttcggaaccgatattgaaccgtcaattctaatacatgatcttgatttaatttttaaattattaattacaataattgaaattgaaattattattaaaatcatctataaattgattttcattcacatttgatatatgcgaatattgaccaaatctcctattatcggaagaattttcactacttgccattttttgataataaataaaattaattatataaataaattatatgattaattataaaagataataaataaataataaataaaattaattatataaataaattctataattaattatgaattgtataaaaaaaattgaaattgaaattaataaaaaattaaaaaagaatttaatcaaatttaagaaaatttgattgaattgaaagatttagagaatattaagagtttaaagaatgagaatgagagtttgaaggattgagtgagagagtagagagattgagatttgagagaatagaatttaaaggggtatatatagaaaaaaacttttttgaaaaaaatcagaaaTAGGGGGGGTGAACTGAAATTCCAAAAATTGCAGGGTCAATTTCAGTGacttcaaaaggcaacggttccctgcgcagggaaccgttgccttttcaaataaaattcaaaaaaaaatcaaaacaatttcaaaaaaatttcaaatttttttcggttcatcACAGTAAACCACCGGTTCATAAActggtgtgaaccggcggttccacggttccaatttatgtgaaccggaaccgaaccgtagagccacggtttcggttccggtttaGTCCGGTTCCAGGtctgccggttccggttccggttttatccgggccggtttcggtccggttcacgggccaaaccggcccgtggccaggtcttaCCTgagattttgttaatataaatcgGGACGTTGAATTAAGCCATTGATGTGAAGTTGTGGGGATTGACTTGGTTGGGTCAAGGTACTTTAGATGGctaaattcaagaattattttgttaaaaatctcatattatGTAGTTgatgtttctatttttgttaatttggctGTGTCACAGTGGATGATTGTACTCCATAccattttcaagttttaaatatgGAGTTTGGCGTTAAAATTTCTCCCAAATTGTGCCCctgcattttctttctttgtgctGATTTTGTTGATCAAAACAGTCCAAGTTTTAGATTGAAATATAGGAAGGGGGATGGGGAGAACACAATATAAGCAgacaattatcattttttaattatcttcacttatttttaattaatgatttgatttataataattatttttctaccCTCTGAAGgttgaaaaaaagaattttcaataataaaagataaaaattatataataaaatgattttaaattaaagataaaataacaatcaatcacattatgacatattatcttCATGCATAAATTTGTGTTCATCGTCCGTATACATAATGCTACTCCTAATGTAATATACAATGATAAGCTACAACATTTAAATGTCTGCAAACATACCATTCTTCAACCGTCtggtttcttctttctcttcttgaaATCTTGAAGCACTTTTTCCCTCTCCAAAGGACTAGCCGATAAGACCCACCTACTAAATTCAACCTCTCCCAAACCCATGAACTGGGCAATCAGGCCGAACTGAACCTTTTTCCAGTCTCTGGATGAAGATATACTATCTTTTCCATTTGCATcatctaattttcttttcttcttgatGGGGATTTTGGGCCTCCCTGAGCTACTATCCTCAGCTCCTCTCAGCTCTAAATTCTCTCGAATATCAGGTTGATTATTAACAATGTCTTCATTACGATGAACATAAACAATACCTGAAGGTCAGAGATGTTAGATGTGTTAGTAAATATTTGagtaatacaatatatataaacaaattatacaaaattatctatACAAACTAAAATGACAACATttgattaagaaattttaaagtgagagaaaacGTAAACAATTACAAACTACCACTATTATCTCAGCttgtatagataaatttgtacaattttgtttatacgcataattttatttgtaaatatttattatttgttccCGTGCAAAAGCCAAGCTCCATACCATACCCCAAACATGCCAAAAAATCTTAATAAGACATTTAGTTACATCTCTCAATTCATTTGTCTAAAATTTGATTTCTGTCTAAATAAGGTTTCTCTACCACTCTGTAGATCTTTGAACTAAGAACCAGTATCGGTTCTATATGATGTTAATGGTCCacatcttcttttttattttgttgcagTCATTTGGTCACAAAATTTATCACGTATCAGAGTCATCGGGCATAATCAAGgattaataatagaagaaagaAGCATGATCACCCAACCATATAGGACAAGTTGAACTTACCCAAATCTTCTAGTAATGGTTTATCTGTCATAGCTCTCCCCAGATCAGCAGACTTTACAGGCTCAGATACCGATGAAAGTGATGAACTTGCTTCTTTTGAGGGGATACTACAAGACCCAATCTCAGTTAATTCCTGATCTGTTTTAGGATGCTGCCCATATTCTCGTCCCTGTTTTTCATGAAACTCAATGATTTCACTGGTAAAAAGCTTATCAGAAAGATTGCGAAATAAATTGCATATCCCAAATAGCTCGCCTTGAAATTCCTTGCAATCCTGAGAATAGGTTGCCACATAAATTCAAGAATACGAAACATATCTTAATACAGAATCAAAAAGCTAGAGGAAACCAGCCACTCTTTCACTCACAAACATTCCCCATGCCACAACCACAGTGCTCACCCTCATCCCCACCCCTCTCTTAAAAAAACAGAAGTGAAATGATCACTGTACCTGGACACCTTCAAAGTATCGTTTTTCCATTTTCCCTGAAACAGCAATATTTGATAGCTGCTGCTTGTATACCTGACGAGTATATATAAGCTCCTCAAGGGAACCAGCAGAGTGAAGACGGAATACCACAACATGCCGCTTCTGTCCAAAACGAAATGATCTGTCCTGCGCCTGTAAATCTTGGGCAGGATTCCAGTTTGGGTCAAATATGACCACACGATTTGCACTTACAAGATTCAATCCAAGCCCACCGGCTCGAGTTGATATCAAAAACACCTGGGGTAAGAAATCAGAGTCAGCAGAAATTCAAGAAAGATTTCATACGCCATTCCTGCACTTGGAAAATTACCTGTTTGCTTGGACTAGAGTTGAAGTCATCCACAAGAGACTGGCGCAAGTTGGTTGGAGTAGAACCATCAAGTCTGGAAAAGCTATAGCCTTTACGAATAAGGAATTTTTCAAGTATGTCCAACATCCTGGAAATTATAGTTCAACTTCAGGGGCAGAAATCATCCAAACAATAGCATGTACATGTAGAAAAATGCTCATACTAGCAACTACACTTTGATgaaaaattgtaacaatataACTAAAGTAGAAGAATTTCTAACGAATTTTTTGAGTAACACTTAAACAGGTGGGAGTTGTGGAACATGACCTGACTGAGTAACTAAAGAGGAGAATTTTGTCGCCCTTTGAAGCCCAAGACAGCATTAACTTTTCCAAGGCTCGCATTTTTCCACAATGTTTAACATCACTTAGGCCCATGAAACTCTCACTTTGAGCATTCCCTCCCACCAAATCAATATCAGGTCCAAAGACAGCAGAGGCAAACTCTGCATCTTTCCTTTGTTTGTCTGGTTCATCTCTAGGGTTAGGCTTTATAAGCTCCAGGTGATTGCTTACCTGTGATGCAGTCCAGCAGGTAAACATGAAGAAACACAATAAAACCataacatatacatacatattaaTAACAGCTTTTTGGTGCAATCCTCAGGTGCTGGAAATATTAAGAACACTCCAGCTCTTGCCTTGAATACTATCCTAACAAGTACTTACGAAGGTTTGTATAGCCTAAGCACTGCAACTACGTAAGCAGTCCATAGTAAAAAACAGCAAAACTAAAAACCCCATTACCTGTTGGAGCTTGACAAGGCAAGGAAGGACAAGGCAAAAGGGGCATGAATCACACCCATCCAGGTTATCTTTGTGAAGATAAGGCCAGATGATTCCATCAGGAACAATCCTTTTGCAACATTCTACTTGAGTTAGAGGACTTCCACAGCTACAAGGGAGGTCCTTGTTGATGAGGCATTGAATGTCTGGTAACTGTAACATTCTCCTGTAAACTCGTTTTTGCAAATCACTCATAGCACAGAATACGACATTATCTTCTTTTCCCATCATAAGATGTCCAATAGTTTCCTCTTTTGTCCTTCTTAACAAATACTTACGCAGAACTGACACTAGGTGCTGTTTTCGTTCATCAGCAATCCGAACAAATCTTTCAGGAGCAGTTGACCTCTGGCCATGCTTTAAGGGTTCATCATAAAATTCCCTGAAATGTTCTCGTGTTCCTAAGGAGCCTGGTGTTACCCAGTCAAAAAGATTAAACAGTTCCATAATTTTATTCTGCATAATTGTTCCTGTGAGACCAATACGATTCTGAGttttaatttctaaacatgctgtataaagttttgatttttcattcttAAGCCTATGTGCTTCATCAACAATCACAATCTCCCATTTAACCTTTGACAGCATGCTGCCATGTATTCTGTAAGTGTCAAAACTGGTTATAAGTACCTCAACTCCATATGCTTCAAGCTTTTCAAGAATCAAATCACGATTTGGACCATGGTAAACAGAGATATTAAAGGTAGACCACCTAGAGAATTCAATCTCCCAGTTGTGGATTACAGAAGTGGGGCAAATGATCAGAACAGAGCCCTTCTTGCCAACCTTATTTTCTTTTGATACTGTAAAGTCACCCAATTCTCCATCTTTTCCGAAAACAGCAGCAAGGAATGCAATTGTCTGAATTGTCTTTCCGAGTCCCCTGTTATGATTTTAAATAGCAAATTGTAAACCTTATAAGTATAATGAAAACTTTAACTACAAAAAAGCAAACAGAATTGAGTAGCATAGACATGCCAGCCTgagtttgtttatatacatactCAAAATTTCGCACACAGGGTCCATATGTCCTTTATACATCACACCAACACGACAGTAGACAATAAGAGGTAGGAAGATCACATGAAAATGGAGTACTAGATATCACCAATTTAACAATGTACTCACATATCATCACCGAGAACCCCTCCATGGTTGTTTTTGTATAGTCTATATAAGAATTTTACTCCCTCTCTTTGGTGTTCAAGCAACCTGCAGTTAATAGATGCAGGAACCTacaattaaaaagacaaaaagattcTTAACAAAAATTCGACTTTTTatcaaacagaaaaaaaaaaaaaaaatctgaaaacctgaaaagaaaaataacttaTACAATCACCTGTACTAAAGGAAATTCTCCATCTTCTGACAAAAGCAACGGCTCAAACGGTCCCGTATGATCTAACTGAAACTGAGCCAATTGGGGTCTCCCAAATTTCTCACCTTCGGGCTCTTTCTCCTCTTCTACATCGAAATTCTTGATTTTCActtctttatcaaaaattttgCTTTCCTCAACTGAAAGTTCCGGTTGGGGTTCAGGGTGTTTCTTGGGCAAAGAAAAGTCTGATTCAAGGCGTAGAAGCTGCTGAGAAAGAGAAGATTTGGGGGGTTTTCTTTGGTTGATTGATAATGATTCTTGAGAAGACAATAAGCATTGTGATTGTGTAAAAGATGATGTTTGTGAGATGCTTAAGCAGGGTTGTGATTGTGTGAAAGATGACGTTTGTGAGATGCTAGAGCAGGGTTTCAGGCTTTCTTTAAAGCTGCGCAGCAATGACATGACATGAGAATTTTGAGAGAGAAATTGGTAGAACTGGTTTTGAATTTTGTGATTCTTTAAGTAAGTTTCTCTTTGGCGTAGTTTTCAGAAATTAAGACTGCCGTCCCGCAACCTCACAGCAATCTCCCCCTTTAAGACGCCGACTACATTAccgattaattttaaatcttcaACAGTCAAACTTAAAAGTTTAATCTGACCCAGGTTTAGcccaaattacaattttttaccctataataaataaataacaattcacctaccaaaaaaaaattcattcaaagtcaaactcttatatggtttaaggttaaaaaacaataaaaataatgtaaggttaaaataataattttattttctaataattttaaaaaaattaaaaaataactactttacatatgaaatttaaatattttaaatataataatttaatttttaaaaataaaaatacaagaaaaCTGACATATCAATATCTAAAATTCCATAGTGGCAGGCtttgaaaattcattattttcattttaaatattttaaaaatatttaatgaccttaataatttgtaatacgatatttatatatctaaattattatgttatatttagttctttaaggatataattatcatttttaaaattattaaacgacatataaaaattttaaaactttcaaaaattatagataaccttttaaatatattatcatacatTATTGACATTTGTTCAATACTAtcacaagaaaataaataagttcttatgtaatttgaagatttaataatttattttttaatttttgttaatttggagTTATGtgatgaattttgaaaaatgaaaattttaatttttgttgatttagtgttatataataaattcaaaaaatgaaatactaggcataaattagtaattttattttttaacacaatttttttcattaatatagtTCAATT includes these proteins:
- the LOC123196863 gene encoding switch 2; translation: MSLLRSFKESLKPCSSISQTSSFTQSQPCLSISQTSSFTQSQCLLSSQESLSINQRKPPKSSLSQQLLRLESDFSLPKKHPEPQPELSVEESKIFDKEVKIKNFDVEEEKEPEGEKFGRPQLAQFQLDHTGPFEPLLLSEDGEFPLVQVPASINCRLLEHQREGVKFLYRLYKNNHGGVLGDDMGLGKTIQTIAFLAAVFGKDGELGDFTVSKENKVGKKGSVLIICPTSVIHNWEIEFSRWSTFNISVYHGPNRDLILEKLEAYGVEVLITSFDTYRIHGSMLSKVKWEIVIVDEAHRLKNEKSKLYTACLEIKTQNRIGLTGTIMQNKIMELFNLFDWVTPGSLGTREHFREFYDEPLKHGQRSTAPERFVRIADERKQHLVSVLRKYLLRRTKEETIGHLMMGKEDNVVFCAMSDLQKRVYRRMLQLPDIQCLINKDLPCSCGSPLTQVECCKRIVPDGIIWPYLHKDNLDGCDSCPFCLVLPCLVKLQQVSNHLELIKPNPRDEPDKQRKDAEFASAVFGPDIDLVGGNAQSESFMGLSDVKHCGKMRALEKLMLSWASKGDKILLFSYSVRMLDILEKFLIRKGYSFSRLDGSTPTNLRQSLVDDFNSSPSKQVFLISTRAGGLGLNLVSANRVVIFDPNWNPAQDLQAQDRSFRFGQKRHVVVFRLHSAGSLEELIYTRQVYKQQLSNIAVSGKMEKRYFEGVQDCKEFQGELFGICNLFRNLSDKLFTSEIIEFHEKQGREYGQHPKTDQELTEIGSCSIPSKEASSSLSSVSEPVKSADLGRAMTDKPLLEDLGIVYVHRNEDIVNNQPDIRENLELRGAEDSSSGRPKIPIKKKRKLDDANGKDSISSSRDWKKVQFGLIAQFMGLGEVEFSRWVLSASPLEREKVLQDFKKRKKKPDG